From Nitrospirota bacterium, a single genomic window includes:
- a CDS encoding FG-GAP-like repeat-containing protein, whose protein sequence is MGSRWWRSVVFLPSFLPSFLLSLLAIFFSPPDLARAEGVIPIEGKGSVAGNSGAFSYAIPIAVSPGRHGLAPNLALAYNSSGGNGMLGVGWDLPIGYVMRSTRHGVDYTCNAGANCFVFMLGEASSELVERDDWCNGCYGAKVEGAFIKFEFSGGYWESTDKAGTKYRFGYTAASRQDGTPGVFKWALDRVEDTNGNYMTYTYVKDQGQLYPDRIDYTGHTSGLATTNFVKFYYDTTRLDAPTMYDTNFAVVTAWRLKTIDVWGGGSRVRAYKLLYDVGDSTRRSVLTGVQPYGKDATLDASGTVTGGTGLPQWYLYQPEVAWGFTENAVWAGPSSEVQDTALGDYNGDGRTDMAAYTSGVNWNVCVSTGSGFACSVWAGIDGLQGDYRQLGDFNGDGKTDMAAPVSGSNWNVCLSTGGAFACSVWAGTGSPGWYNPIVVGDFNGDGKTDMARYGGSASWTVCLSTGSGFACDYWRAVSHYSSSQNEVRDLNGDGKTDLVEQRSAGDFIVCLSTGSGFTCVQNSQWDPAGGGGDAWGDFNGDGKTDTAKDLGYGGWWNVCLSTGSSFACSGWVAVDGASPSNTVWGDYNGDGKTDMATYASGYWNVCHSTGSDFLCASRWGSGDVTGIATGDFDGDGKTDKADYAGGGAWNIARPSSLAPDLLQGIALDFRGSTSIPYYPPSPQSTITYAPSTRYANTHLPFPVQIVSAISTSDGNGNTSVTTYTYAGGFHHLGDRDFRGFNYVKAMGPLGPSNEQTITETWFHQGNDVAVDVNNPNVADGYMSGRPYRVRVSDASGTVHSETTTSYVADSSAPYFNPPAQVLTATALCSGSPCGKRSQTDYVSYDAYGNLTEERHSGDIGTTSDDLTVARTFYPDDLPADPWIMGLPATETVYKGLGTGGTKMAETRFYYDNRALTANPVKGNLTKLERWLNPGSTYLATTMVYDSYGNLTTTTDAKGSVTSQCYDASATFVQRVTNPLSQQTKTDYYGVSWNAGCGGAPTAFTGSGSYGQVKTVTDPNNVQVKTEYDALGRVTKVTQPDGSWASTAYVGFGDGMYVQHVRTDTSAGLSTWTYFDALGRTIRQRSSGPDSNIIVTDIQYDSRGAVRQTSLPYFETIESASGRWTTTSYDALGRVVRRDFPDGTRTLACYSDWVAVSIDANNHHRREALDASGRVIEVNEYAGTFSTCDTSLGTPYATTTYEYDVVGNLVKVTDAKNNRTTMRYDSLGRKIGMADPDMGSCGDLTTLAPAASYPWYASPCWTYKYDNNGNLESQRDAKNQTIWFQYDNINRLRQKDYNTPKSLGSGDVRYTYDTVPSGFTSPPTYYQVGRLSQVVDSSGTARFGYDSLGRTLRADKIVGATTYTTKTTYDALGRVATLTYPDNSTVSYEYNGPLLKRVYEGATNYAQFFGYSALGQPGSVTYGNGVATAYTYANTGNTTPGCTTNTFLLCTLVTGAAQNLTYGYDPGGNVTNMTDTAPGSVIGTQSFTYDALNRLATATGPYGTGGAQATLTYAYNEIGNIICNPQISTCSAGSPNYTYPASGPSSVRPHAVTQAGAMVYGYDANGNMTSGPSKTLVYDHENRPTTITVSGVTTTFVYDGDGGRVKKTVGGVTTTYIGQLYECTTSCSKYIFAGSQRLALKPNGTTGTIYYYHTDHLGSSSVVTDQTGAVVERLGYHPYGQVRTNTGSVDVNHKFTGQRLDDSTGLYFYNARYYDPVLGRFLRPDPLTYDHYMYVGNNPINATDPSGYQTICRSVNGEMYCNGTYVPPSTSSGGGSGSGSTSTGGSQPSGGGTGSSSGSTGGGGSSSGSTGGGSAGLGLPDPSLTNPPSWAYAFPPGVNPGPMGPVNTPGLSITQHQVVIIGTDVTGGSGGVAGSGSSTVQVSGYEAFQSYYDPGLYAMLVALDPGGFWSIPKTTNTTFVLSPGDPVQWPSDPFEAERAARIEAMSNALYERNRVANTDFGGSCVTGTGCTLMGLIAFAGDLGLYRLTLIGSYRGPLEFSATFPSPNYGSLFTTRLGPGQHTAEMSSHLFPVPPPGIYGERGGYIDVNHGGAISRIGGYNPDPKMGVLPAQ, encoded by the coding sequence TTGGGAAGTCGGTGGTGGCGGTCGGTCGTCTTCCTTCCTTCCTTCCTTCCTTCCTTCCTTCTCTCGCTTCTTGCAATCTTCTTCAGCCCACCGGATCTAGCCCGCGCTGAGGGCGTCATTCCCATTGAAGGCAAAGGCTCGGTCGCCGGGAACTCCGGCGCCTTCAGCTACGCCATCCCCATCGCGGTGTCCCCCGGCCGCCACGGCCTGGCCCCCAATCTAGCGCTCGCCTATAACTCCTCCGGCGGCAACGGCATGCTGGGCGTGGGCTGGGACCTGCCCATCGGCTATGTCATGCGCAGCACGCGGCACGGGGTGGACTACACCTGCAACGCGGGAGCGAACTGCTTTGTGTTCATGCTCGGCGAAGCCTCGTCCGAGCTGGTGGAGCGAGACGACTGGTGCAACGGGTGTTACGGCGCCAAGGTCGAAGGCGCGTTTATCAAGTTTGAATTCTCTGGCGGTTACTGGGAATCCACGGACAAGGCTGGGACCAAGTACCGATTCGGATACACCGCTGCCTCGCGGCAGGACGGGACGCCGGGCGTGTTCAAGTGGGCGCTCGACCGGGTGGAAGACACCAACGGCAACTACATGACCTATACCTACGTCAAGGATCAGGGCCAACTCTACCCGGATCGCATTGACTACACGGGCCACACCAGCGGCTTGGCAACCACAAACTTTGTCAAATTCTACTACGACACGACGCGCCTCGACGCGCCAACCATGTACGACACCAACTTCGCCGTGGTCACGGCGTGGCGCCTGAAGACCATCGACGTGTGGGGCGGCGGGAGTCGGGTGCGGGCCTACAAGCTGCTGTACGACGTGGGCGATAGCACGCGGCGATCGGTCCTGACGGGCGTGCAGCCGTACGGCAAGGATGCCACGCTGGACGCGAGCGGAACGGTCACGGGCGGCACTGGTTTGCCGCAATGGTACCTTTACCAACCCGAGGTCGCGTGGGGATTTACAGAGAACGCGGTGTGGGCCGGACCGAGCAGCGAGGTGCAGGACACAGCACTAGGGGACTATAACGGCGACGGAAGGACGGACATGGCCGCCTACACCAGCGGCGTGAACTGGAACGTGTGCGTGTCCACCGGGAGCGGGTTTGCGTGCTCAGTGTGGGCGGGGATCGACGGCTTACAAGGCGACTACCGGCAGTTGGGCGACTTTAACGGCGATGGCAAGACCGACATGGCCGCACCCGTGTCTGGATCCAACTGGAACGTCTGTCTTTCCACGGGGGGCGCGTTTGCCTGCTCGGTATGGGCGGGAACCGGTTCCCCGGGCTGGTACAACCCCATTGTGGTGGGGGACTTCAACGGGGACGGGAAGACGGACATGGCCCGGTACGGCGGCAGCGCGTCGTGGACCGTCTGTCTGTCCACGGGGAGTGGCTTCGCGTGCGACTACTGGCGTGCGGTTTCCCATTACTCCTCGTCTCAGAACGAGGTGAGGGACCTCAACGGCGACGGCAAGACGGATCTGGTGGAGCAACGCTCGGCCGGTGACTTCATCGTGTGCCTCTCCACCGGGAGTGGCTTTACCTGCGTTCAAAATTCGCAGTGGGATCCGGCCGGGGGAGGGGGCGACGCGTGGGGGGATTTCAACGGGGACGGCAAAACGGATACGGCCAAGGACCTGGGCTATGGTGGGTGGTGGAACGTGTGCCTCTCCACGGGCAGCAGCTTTGCCTGTTCGGGGTGGGTGGCGGTCGACGGCGCATCGCCGTCAAACACCGTGTGGGGGGACTATAACGGCGACGGCAAGACGGATATGGCCACCTATGCGAGCGGGTACTGGAACGTGTGCCACTCCACGGGGAGCGACTTCCTCTGCGCGTCGCGCTGGGGAAGCGGCGACGTGACCGGCATCGCGACGGGGGACTTTGACGGCGACGGGAAGACAGACAAGGCTGACTACGCAGGCGGCGGGGCCTGGAACATTGCGCGACCGAGTAGCCTTGCGCCGGACCTCTTGCAAGGTATCGCTCTCGACTTTCGGGGGAGTACCAGCATCCCCTATTACCCCCCGTCCCCCCAGTCCACCATCACCTACGCTCCATCCACGCGGTACGCCAATACCCACCTTCCCTTCCCGGTCCAGATCGTCAGCGCGATCAGCACCAGCGACGGCAACGGCAACACGTCGGTCACCACCTACACCTACGCCGGCGGGTTCCACCACTTGGGCGACCGCGACTTCCGCGGGTTCAACTACGTGAAGGCGATGGGGCCGCTCGGGCCAAGCAACGAGCAAACGATCACCGAGACCTGGTTTCATCAGGGCAACGATGTCGCGGTTGATGTCAACAACCCGAACGTGGCGGATGGCTACATGAGCGGCAGGCCTTACCGGGTGCGAGTCTCGGACGCATCTGGGACCGTGCACTCGGAGACCACCACGAGCTATGTGGCGGACAGCTCGGCGCCGTACTTCAATCCGCCGGCACAGGTGTTGACTGCGACCGCGCTCTGCAGCGGCTCGCCGTGTGGGAAGCGGTCGCAGACCGACTACGTGAGCTACGATGCCTATGGCAACCTGACGGAAGAGCGTCACTCCGGAGACATCGGTACGACCAGTGATGATCTGACCGTTGCGCGTACTTTTTATCCGGATGACCTCCCGGCCGACCCCTGGATCATGGGTCTGCCTGCGACCGAGACCGTGTACAAGGGCCTTGGGACCGGCGGGACCAAGATGGCTGAGACCCGCTTCTACTACGACAACCGCGCGCTCACGGCCAACCCGGTCAAGGGCAACCTCACCAAGCTGGAGCGGTGGTTGAATCCGGGGAGTACGTATCTGGCCACCACCATGGTGTACGACAGCTACGGCAACCTGACGACAACCACCGATGCCAAGGGGTCCGTCACGAGCCAGTGTTATGACGCCAGCGCCACGTTTGTGCAGCGTGTCACGAACCCCCTGAGTCAACAGACCAAGACCGACTACTACGGCGTGAGCTGGAATGCGGGCTGCGGCGGTGCTCCAACGGCCTTCACAGGCTCAGGTTCATACGGCCAAGTCAAGACCGTGACCGACCCTAACAATGTCCAGGTCAAAACAGAATACGACGCGCTGGGACGCGTGACCAAGGTGACGCAGCCGGACGGGTCCTGGGCCAGCACCGCGTACGTCGGTTTCGGCGACGGGATGTATGTGCAGCACGTTCGCACGGACACGTCCGCGGGTTTGTCCACGTGGACCTATTTTGACGCCTTGGGGCGGACCATTCGGCAGCGGAGCAGCGGGCCGGACAGCAACATCATCGTCACCGACATCCAGTACGACAGCCGCGGCGCGGTGCGCCAGACATCGCTGCCGTATTTTGAGACGATCGAATCAGCGAGCGGCCGCTGGACCACGACGAGTTACGATGCGCTGGGCCGCGTAGTCCGGCGGGACTTTCCCGATGGCACGCGCACGCTGGCTTGCTATAGCGACTGGGTGGCCGTGAGCATCGATGCCAATAACCACCACCGGCGCGAGGCGCTGGATGCGAGCGGGCGCGTGATCGAGGTCAACGAATACGCGGGCACGTTCAGCACCTGCGACACGAGCCTGGGCACGCCGTACGCCACCACGACGTACGAGTATGATGTGGTCGGCAACCTGGTCAAGGTCACTGACGCCAAGAACAACCGAACGACCATGCGCTACGATTCGCTGGGCCGCAAGATCGGCATGGCCGACCCGGACATGGGCAGTTGCGGGGACCTCACCACCCTGGCGCCCGCGGCGAGTTATCCGTGGTACGCGAGCCCTTGCTGGACCTACAAGTACGACAACAACGGGAACCTGGAAAGCCAGCGGGATGCCAAGAACCAAACCATCTGGTTCCAGTACGACAACATCAACCGCCTGCGGCAGAAAGACTACAACACGCCGAAGTCCCTGGGCTCCGGGGATGTCCGATACACCTACGACACCGTGCCCAGCGGCTTCACCTCACCGCCCACCTACTACCAAGTGGGGCGCCTCTCGCAAGTGGTGGACAGCTCCGGTACGGCGCGGTTTGGCTACGACAGCCTGGGCCGAACCCTGCGGGCGGACAAGATCGTGGGCGCAACCACCTACACCACCAAAACCACGTACGACGCGTTGGGCCGAGTGGCGACCTTGACCTATCCGGACAACTCGACCGTGAGCTACGAATACAACGGCCCGCTGCTCAAGCGCGTGTACGAGGGTGCGACGAACTACGCCCAGTTCTTTGGTTACAGCGCATTGGGTCAGCCGGGGTCTGTGACCTACGGCAACGGAGTCGCGACTGCGTACACCTACGCGAATACCGGGAACACCACCCCCGGCTGTACCACGAACACCTTCCTCTTATGCACGCTGGTCACCGGCGCGGCGCAGAACTTGACGTATGGCTACGACCCAGGAGGCAATGTCACCAACATGACGGACACGGCGCCTGGCTCGGTCATCGGGACGCAGAGCTTCACGTACGACGCCCTCAATCGCCTGGCCACGGCCACCGGGCCCTACGGAACAGGGGGCGCGCAGGCCACGCTGACGTATGCCTACAACGAGATCGGCAACATCATCTGCAACCCGCAGATCAGCACGTGCTCCGCGGGAAGCCCCAACTACACCTACCCCGCGAGCGGCCCGAGCAGCGTGCGCCCCCATGCGGTGACACAGGCCGGCGCCATGGTCTACGGTTACGACGCGAACGGCAACATGACGAGCGGTCCGAGTAAGACCCTCGTGTATGACCACGAGAACCGGCCCACCACGATCACGGTAAGCGGCGTCACCACCACATTTGTCTATGACGGGGACGGCGGGCGGGTAAAAAAGACTGTCGGCGGCGTGACCACCACGTATATCGGCCAACTCTACGAATGCACCACGAGCTGCAGCAAGTACATCTTCGCGGGCAGCCAACGCCTCGCCCTCAAGCCCAACGGCACGACGGGGACCATCTACTACTACCACACCGACCACTTGGGCTCATCAAGCGTGGTGACGGACCAAACCGGCGCCGTGGTCGAGCGCCTGGGCTACCACCCCTACGGCCAGGTCCGGACCAACACCGGTTCGGTCGACGTCAACCACAAATTCACCGGCCAGCGCTTGGACGACAGCACGGGGCTGTACTTCTACAACGCGCGCTACTACGATCCGGTGCTGGGGCGGTTTCTCCGACCTGATCCCCTGACCTACGATCACTATATGTACGTGGGGAACAACCCGATCAATGCGACTGATCCTTCCGGATATCAAACGATCTGCCGTAGTGTTAATGGGGAAATGTATTGTAACGGAACATACGTTCCTCCAAGCACGTCGTCCGGAGGCGGGTCCGGCTCCGGTTCCACGTCCACCGGCGGGAGCCAGCCGTCAGGAGGTGGAACAGGATCAAGTTCCGGGTCCACGGGTGGCGGCGGATCCAGTTCCGGCTCCACGGGCGGCGGATCGGCCGGGCTGGGTCTCCCGGATCCCTCGCTCACCAATCCGCCATCCTGGGCCTACGCGTTCCCTCCGGGAGTGAACCCCGGCCCAATGGGCCCGGTCAACACGCCCGGGCTGAGCATCACCCAGCATCAGGTGGTGATCATTGGAACCGACGTGACGGGCGGGTCTGGCGGTGTAGCCGGGTCCGGCAGCTCCACGGTCCAGGTGTCGGGGTACGAGGCGTTCCAAAGCTACTACGACCCTGGGCTGTACGCGATGCTAGTGGCCCTGGATCCGGGCGGGTTCTGGAGTATCCCGAAGACGACGAATACCACATTCGTCCTCAGCCCAGGCGACCCCGTCCAATGGCCCTCAGACCCGTTTGAGGCGGAGCGAGCGGCGCGAATCGAGGCGATGTCTAACGCGCTATATGAGCGGAATCGAGTCGCAAACACAGATTTTGGAGGTTCTTGCGTAACCGGAACCGGGTGCACGCTCATGGGGCTCATAGCGTTTGCTGGAGACCTTGGACTGTATCGACTCACACTGATAGGTAGCTACCGCGGACCGCTCGAATTCTCAGCCACGTTTCCAAGCCCGAACTATGGGAGCCTCTTTACGACTCGATTGGGGCCTGGCCAGCATACAGCGGAGATGAGCAGTCACCTGTTCCCAGTTCCTCCCCCGGGTATCTATGGTGAACGAGGCGGCTATATCGATGTCAACCACGGGGGTGCGATTAGTCGGATCGGCGGGTATAATCCTGATCCCAAGATGGGTGTGTTACCCGCACAATGA